The following nucleotide sequence is from Gasterosteus aculeatus chromosome 5, fGasAcu3.hap1.1, whole genome shotgun sequence.
AGTCATGTTGGGCGGCGTCCTGAGCGGTGTAGGAATGGCTGCCAGTTCGTTTACCCAGTCCATCGAGCAGCTGTACGTCACCACCGGGGTTATTACAGGTCAGCAAACATTCGGATGATTTATTGTCACAGCAGCTGGAGTTCTTGGTGGAGACCGAGAGTTGCTCTTTTCAATAAATGTACAACTCACTTCAAACGTTAGATatgagaaacaaaacacatttcaacattttattGCGGTTTATGACAAACTTCCTTATATTTGCAAAATATTGCTTGCTAAAGCGATAGGCTAAACCTTGTTGCTGACGTTGGAGAACGAGAACATCAGCACTTTTCATCAATGGAAAACATCATGAGGCTGGGGAAAGATGAGAATTCACGAGCATTTGGAGAAAGACTGCATTACactgtgtttttattctcttttgAAAGCTTTATATATAACCAGAGAAAAGTAGCACGGTAACAAActcaatgttttattcataacACTAAACAGTGAAGGGGGATGGAAAGCTGCAGCAAGGagtcccaacacacacagatgagtcAGCGTTTTGTGTGTCTTCCGGTTCCTTCCACTAGTGGAGCTAAAGTAAAGAGGAAGCAAAGCCTCCCACTGTTTCCATATGTGCACATTTCTATACGTGATGTTTAAAATCCCAACGCAATGCTCCCACTCTTAACGTGTCCTTTCGCGCTCGCAGGTCTCGGCTTTTGCTTCAGCTTCCAGCCCGCCGTGACCATCCTCGGCCACTACTTTGTGCGCCGCCGCGCCTTCGCCAACGCCTTGTCCTCCACGGGCACGGCGCTGGGACTGTGCACTCTGCCCATCCTGGGCAACTACCTCCACACGGAGCTGGGCTGGAGGGGGAGCTTCCTCGTCTTGGGCGCCGTGCTGCTGAACTGCTGCGTGTGTGGTGCGGTGATGAGGCCCCTGAGGGCccccgcgcgccgcagcccgcCGCTGTTCATGAACAGCGGCCCGCTGCCCCCCGAGGAGGAGGGCGCCAGGAAGGGGCGTGGGAGGACGCGGCGGGTGCTGAGCTGCGTGGCGGCTTCGCTGAGCAAACACATGGCCTTCGACCAGCTGCTGCACAACCCGCGTTACTGCGCGTACGCCGCGGGCATCACCTGGATGATGCTTGGCTTCGTGGTGCCCTTGATTTACCTGGTGCCCTACGCCACGGCCTACGGCATGGAGCAGAGCCGCGCCGCGCTGCTGCTCTCCATCCTGGGTCTGGTGAACATCGTGGTGCGGCCGCCCTTCGGCGTTATCTTCGGCATGCCCTGGTTCAAGGGGCGACACATCTACGTCTTCGCCTGGGCGCTGCTGGTCAACGGGCTCAGCAACGGCATCTGCTGCGTCGGGCCCGGCTTCCCCGTCCTGCTGGTGTACGTGATCGTCTACGGCCTCTCCATGAGCGTGGTGGGCTCCTTGATGTTCACCGTCCTCATGGACGTGGTGGAGATGAGCCGCTTCCCCTCGGCGCTGGGCCTGCTCGCCATCATGGAGAGCGTCACGCTGCTCATCGGGCCTCCATTGGCAGGTAACGTAGGCGGGAGGGCAAGAGGGGgtaagggcggggggggggggggttccttggTGTTTTAGTAATGGAGGAGCTGCTCTGGAGAAAGACTGGTCCATTGGCTCAGGGAGGCAGAAGCCACAAGACGCCACTCTGTCCTATGATGGTCTAGTTAGTGCACTACAAATGAGTCCACTTTGTACTGAAGGAAATGAAATGTACATGAACcatgaacacagcataattaaAAACACTGAAAGTGAGCGATAAAGTAAAACATTGTTGAAAAaatcttatttttctttagcTTAGAATTAACTACATTCTCGTTATGTTACATCCAGTTCAGGTTCACATCGACGTTTGAAGACTATAATTTGCTGTTCATGCTTTGGTTGTGTAAACTTTACGAAACCATGGCATGTAACGTGGATGCCGTCCACCTTCAGGCTGAATGGCATTGCAAAAAGCCGCTCTCTTCACTGCTTGTTTTGAACAGTTGATACATGTTCAATCGGCTGTGAGTATTTAGGTCAATTTTGATTCACAGGAAAACAAGGgagaaacaatgaaataaacatTATTGTTACCTAATTGTTACTTTGACCAAGTGTAATGATGAGATAAATGATTGATATTTGCATATGATATACCAATTCTAAATGAATGTATATATGCAAAAAAAGGGATCTTACACAAACACTTGAGTGCAGCCTGAGGACTTAAGCAGTCTGCATCTGTTCCTGCCTGTGTGATTGGTAGAATCCCAGGAGAGCTCCAGGCTATTGCTGTGAATGACAGTGTTCTAGTTGTCAGTCGCTTCAGCCGCCCCTCgcgcacaaaaacaacaaacccgCACTTGGCTCTGGAGTTTCAGTTCAGCTGCAGCAGAGCGGGGAGAAGGGCATCGCAGGCCTCGTCTCAGATGACAGATATTCACCGGCGTGTTTATCTGGCGGCTTGCAGCCGGGCCGAGGTCTCGCACATGCAGCGCGGTCACATGCTACTGAATTCATAACAATTCCATTGAGGGTGTCACAATCCTCATAAACTGAAGGAATGTGTGCATTTTGAAATTGGTTGCATGTCTCTACCAGGTGCGACGACTTAatccaaatatatatcttttccattttttccattttacaaTTTTCTAGCAATTCACCACTGCTTTAGGAATGAAGTGGAGTTGATTAATTTGCAATTAACcaaatacagtgcatccggaaagtattcacagcgcttcactttttccacattttattatgttacagccttattccaaaatgaattcaattcattatttccctcaacattctacacacaacaacccataatgacaaagtgaaaactgcatttttcaaatttttgcaaatctgttaaaaataaagaacgaaaacataacatgtacataagtattcacagtctttgccatgacactcaaaatttagctcaggtgcctcctgtttccactaatcatccttgagatgtttctacaacttgattggagtccacctgtgctgaattcagttgattggacatgattgagaaaggcacacacacctgtctatataaggtatcacagtgacaaggttgacagtgcatatcagagcataaatcaagccatgaagtccaaggaattatctgtagacctccgggacagaattgtatcaaggcacagatctggcgaagggtacagaaagatttctgcagcattgaaagtcacaatgagcacagtggcctccatcatccggaaatggaagaagtttggaacaaCCATGAATCTTCCTATAGTCgcccgcccagccagactgagcaaTCGGGGGAgcagggccttagtcagggaggtgaccaggaacccgatggtcactcggacagagctccagcgttgttctatgaagagaggagaaccttccagaaggacaaccatctctgcagcactccacaaatcaggcctgtttggtagagtggccagacggaagccactcctcagtaaaaagcacatgacagcccgcctggaggactctcagaccacgagaaacaaaattctctggtctgatgaaacaaagattgaactctttggcctgaatgccaagcgtcatgtctggaggaaaccaggcactgctcctcacctggccaatacaatccctacagtgaagcatggtggtgacAGCATcgtgctgtggggatgtttcttagtgggaggaactgggagacgaatccggattgagggaaagatgaatgcagcaatgtacagagacatcctggatgaaaacatgctccaaagcgctctggacctcagactggggcaacggttcatcttccaacaggacaacgacccgcagcacacagccaagataacaaaggagtggcttcgggactctgtgaatgtccttgagtggcccagcaagagccctgacttgagcccgattgaacatctctggagagatctgaaaatggctgtgcaccgacgctccccatccaacctgatggaacttgagaggttcggcaaagaagaatgggagaaactgcccagaaataggtgagccacgcttgtggaatcatacccaagaagacttgaggctgtaattgttgCCAAAGGtgcaacaaagtattgagcaaaggctgtgaatacttatgtacatgttatgttttcgttctttatttttaacagatttgcaaaaaacagttttcactttgtcattatgggttgatgtgtgtagaatgttgaggaaaataaggaatttaatccattttggaataaggctgtaacataacaaaatgtggaaaaagtgaagcgctgtgaatactttccggatgcactgtatatgtaAATTTACATGAGCACTGTTTTTTGAGGATTTTTTAGAAAGTACAAATTTCAAGTAAAACAGTCAAATAGAGCATGGATCCAATAATCTGACCTTCTTTCTGCAGGAGTCCTGATTGACTGGACGGGACAGTACTTCTACGTCTTCTTCGCCTCCAGTGCCGTCGTTGCCTCCTCCGCCGTGTTCCTCATGGTGGCCTTCTACTGGCTGGACACCAAGGAGAGGAAGTTGTCAGGGCAGAGTCCACCATCCACGCCACCTGGGTCGGCCAGGCCCTCCGTGGACTTGGCCCCCGGCTGTGGGTACAGCAGCGTCCCCACGGAGGGGGACAAAGACAAGGCCTTGTTCAACGGGGCGGAGAACGTCACCGGCGTCTAAAAGCCGCTCGCACCGTGCAGATTTGCGCCAGACGCCACGAGGTTTACTTGTTTTCCACGCGGGGGATTGTTTGCGCTGTCTGACCGTAAAAGTCAGATTCTACATACCAAAATGATCAGATGTGCACTTACAGCTACGACGCGATTGTActatttattgccaaaatgcTGCCGATCTTATCGCTGTGATTACACATCAAGCCAAGTTACACACGTGCTCCTTTCGTTGGAGCAATCACTCAATCATATTTTACGTAAGCTTTAAAGATGAGAGCTACTACGAGATGAGAGCTCGTAGTAGAGGTTAAGTTCTTAAAGTCTTTAAGAGATAAAGTATACGTCTGGTTTCCATATTTTTCATACGTGCAAACCTTTAAATTTGACTTCACACAAATTTATGTGGGATGTTTGCCTTTTTGAAAGTTGAACAGAGACGTGCAAGACTGAGTCTTTAAAACCAGGAAAATATAGAACAGCTCCAGACGTATCCTTTAAAATATCAATAACTAAAGACGTTTTACATTAAGCTTTTAGGCTACTCTGTGAGAGTAGAAATAGGAAATTACATTGTCATCTTTAATATCTTTCAAAGTAGAAACATGTATTTTATATGTATGATTGCAATAGATGTTtgaatctgttttgttttcactgtaCACCATGAATATCCATACTTACTCTAAGCAGCGATTTGtcccttttattttgttgtatttggtGGTTCTCACGTTCATCCTCTGTAATCGAACAGTGCCTTTCTGTACAACCAGTGCATTTGAAACCCTTTTCGGGGAGGTAGAAGCAGATGATTGTCTATGTTGCCAGCAGCACTGAGATGTTTATGATACTGCACCTGAGTTTATCTTCAGTCCCAATCAGAGGTTTCTCACAGCCTTATCTTCTGATTAACAAAAAGTGCAATGGTTTTATGTCAGaaataaagtaagtaaagtagcTGCAATGAGAAGATTTGTTAGTAATTTTTAGCGGTTTGTCTTGCTTTGGGCCAAATTAAACTTTCTTAAagtctttatttttgtgttatggtcggggaaaaataaatgtttgaatatcaaagtaaattgtgttttcattttattttttaaagtttgtgtcCGAACATTAATTGAATGTGGTCATgtttattatgaaaaaagtagctctattgaaggaaaaaacacattaatgcatcaATACTTACAATCCAACAATACACAGTATACTTTAAAATTAGTATTCAGATCTTTGACTTAATTAACATACTATGTTACAAATAAAAGGTCAGCATTTATAACtaattaaagtataaaagtgACGGCAGTGGGAGGTTTTGATCACATAAATGTCTAATTTGATCTTAACTTGTGTAATACATGAATTGGCTGATTGTGTTTTATAGCATTAATCTGAGTCTGAATCAATGTGGAAACCATGTGAATTTGAAATAGCCAGGAGGAAGCGGTTGATTCTCCAATTACTTTAGAAGGAGTTCAATGTGTAACGTTACCTAATCTGACTTTGAAAGAGGGGTTCTTCATGAAGACGCGCACCGCCGCCATCTTGCGGCGGACAGCCGTTAGGTCCGTTTAAAACGGCGAACAAGTTTGAGAGCTTTCGAAACTAAACGGGAAAATAACCTAAAAATGAGGGCAGTGTTTGCTCTGTCGGGCTCCTTTCAGGTGTGCGGAGCCGATAAAGGTGAACCCCGGCGTTGTCAAACTGAAAGTGAAACCAAAAGTACATTAACGTtaacttagctaacgttagcagttAAGCTAAAGGCGGACACGGCCCGGGAGCGAGGAACACACTGTAAGTGGTTATAAATAATCAATTTAACATCGACTACTTCTACGTGTTTATCCGTGACAGGTTCGTTTAGCTAATTTTAAGTGCTAAGCCACAGCAGCCCCGTGTTATTAACACGTTAGCTGAAGTAATGCTAGCTGACAAGCTACAGTAACGTTACACACCAAAAGCTAACGTTAAGCAAAACGTTGTGAATAACGTTTAACAGTTTACCCGGAAAAGTCACGAGGCTTCGTTTAAATGACCGCAACACGGTCTCTGTGTAATAACCATTTAAGCAAATGAAAACATCGGCCAAGGTAACGTGACGATGTTGTTATATTAACGTTACATTACAGACGTTTCTACTGTAACGTTACATGTGGACTGCTGTAGTCTAAAGACCAACATTTGACCTCCGAAGCATTAacgtcagattttttttaaccttcctcttgtgttagcTTTCTGTTACCATCCCTTGTGTTAACGGGTCGGTTTTGACCCGTGTCTTAAACCAGCTGTAAAATACACTAGAAACCATCATCTATCATCCAATTTGTTTCTCATCTCTTGGTTACCTTGTTAGGCTTCCTTATCCATGAAAAtattggttttaatatttttgatttgGGCCTCTGGGCCTTTTCTTTGTCAGTATACTTCTcgatttcaattttaaaaaattgtaaaatTAACCTCAAGAGAATCATATGCATAAATTAAAGGTTGTTG
It contains:
- the slc16a5a gene encoding monocarboxylate transporter 6, which encodes MTRANGTGGTSDGFIPVPEAALVHREPAGGAEKAREAEDRVSEHGSRRGELVDLPGAAPDGGWGWVVLAATIVVLALTLAFPSCVGIFYTDLQNEFHASNSETSWVPSIMTSVLHAGGPICSVLVERLGCRATVMLGGVLSGVGMAASSFTQSIEQLYVTTGVITGLGFCFSFQPAVTILGHYFVRRRAFANALSSTGTALGLCTLPILGNYLHTELGWRGSFLVLGAVLLNCCVCGAVMRPLRAPARRSPPLFMNSGPLPPEEEGARKGRGRTRRVLSCVAASLSKHMAFDQLLHNPRYCAYAAGITWMMLGFVVPLIYLVPYATAYGMEQSRAALLLSILGLVNIVVRPPFGVIFGMPWFKGRHIYVFAWALLVNGLSNGICCVGPGFPVLLVYVIVYGLSMSVVGSLMFTVLMDVVEMSRFPSALGLLAIMESVTLLIGPPLAGVLIDWTGQYFYVFFASSAVVASSAVFLMVAFYWLDTKERKLSGQSPPSTPPGSARPSVDLAPGCGYSSVPTEGDKDKALFNGAENVTGV